A genomic segment from Candidatus Brocadia sinica JPN1 encodes:
- a CDS encoding phage baseplate assembly protein V, with protein MNLEKVVASLVQKIEYRFYGKYRGFVVDNADPEQLGRLKVKVPSVLGNDVVTGWAVPCVPYGGDANLGFLFIPEVNAGVWVEFEEGDLEFPIWVGTFWSKPGGESELPKPNEADGSEHGSVQDPPTRKIIKTKKGHTIQFEDADGEEMITIFEATNSHVVTMNKDGIKITDGAGNEIKMDGQGLICKDKNDNAITMDSSGITIKSNQIKIGENATEPLVLGNQLKTALNNWVNTVFATHMHTGNLGAPTTPPLPGAPLLLDLALSPTNKVK; from the coding sequence ATGAATTTAGAAAAAGTTGTTGCCAGCTTAGTCCAAAAAATTGAATACAGGTTTTATGGGAAATACCGGGGCTTTGTCGTGGATAACGCCGACCCGGAACAACTTGGCAGGCTCAAGGTCAAAGTCCCCAGTGTCCTGGGCAATGATGTGGTTACCGGATGGGCCGTGCCCTGCGTGCCTTATGGTGGAGATGCAAATCTTGGATTCCTTTTTATTCCAGAGGTCAATGCCGGTGTGTGGGTGGAGTTTGAGGAAGGCGACCTGGAATTCCCCATATGGGTGGGTACGTTTTGGAGCAAACCAGGTGGTGAGAGCGAACTGCCCAAACCAAACGAGGCTGATGGGTCAGAACATGGAAGCGTTCAAGACCCGCCGACACGGAAGATCATCAAAACGAAAAAAGGACATACCATTCAGTTTGAAGATGCCGATGGTGAAGAGATGATTACTATTTTCGAGGCCACCAACAGCCATGTAGTTACAATGAATAAAGACGGAATCAAAATTACAGACGGCGCCGGAAATGAAATCAAAATGGATGGGCAGGGTCTCATCTGTAAAGACAAGAACGACAATGCTATTACCATGGATAGTTCCGGCATTACAATTAAGAGTAATCAAATAAAAATTGGCGAGAATGCGACTGAGCCTTTGGTTCTTGGAAATCAATTGAAGACGGCTCTCAACAACTGGGTCAATACCGTATTCGCAACGCATATGCATACAGGGAATCTGGGTGCACCCACGACACCTCCTTTACCCGGGGCGCCGCTCCTGCTTGATCTGGCGTTATCACCAACCAATAAGGTGAAATAA
- a CDS encoding baseplate J/gp47 family protein, whose product MAEIKQANRQAIIDYMARDYDSLLRSMRALIPDKLPEWTEYESEADFGNVLLQLFAHMGDILSYYQDRVANESFLGTAQTRRSIIHHLRLIGYKLSTAVPASTKLKITLTVPDTNNDIITINKGNAFATKSQKDKPSVRFEYTGDQPLSIDFSAVPIVANKKHFEGMIPVEEGRLVKDEILGTSDGAKNQKFLLAHPGLILRSLGLGQAVNKDIILLTELGGTTEEWTLQESLAFSREGQKDFIIEIDEEDRATVIFGDGVFGAIPPGGAVIKVTYRAGGGLHGNVAANTIQTIVNTPQLALLGAKVTNPEPATGGADRETIEHAVMHAPSVFRSLRRAVTAEDYKALALDFKGVGKVRAEPTNWNTVTLSIAPEGGGQVSDVLKANLLAYFEDKRPLSTIIEIEDVDYVKIYVTAEIGVQSYYSREDVKEKIKGAAGRLLAFDNVDFAQIIYLSKFYEAIEAIDGVEYVTITEFRRKPPPIRPDDPGKIQLGSNEIPRIPDDPEDGPEYVGGIKVMIKEGGS is encoded by the coding sequence ATGGCTGAGATAAAGCAAGCAAACAGGCAGGCGATTATTGATTACATGGCCCGTGATTATGACAGTTTGCTGCGGTCTATGAGGGCTCTCATTCCAGATAAGCTTCCGGAGTGGACAGAATATGAGTCCGAAGCCGATTTTGGGAATGTCCTATTACAACTCTTCGCCCATATGGGCGACATCCTGAGTTACTACCAGGATCGCGTTGCCAATGAGAGCTTCCTGGGGACGGCTCAGACCCGCCGGAGCATTATTCATCACTTGAGGCTGATAGGATACAAACTTTCCACTGCTGTGCCTGCATCTACCAAACTCAAAATAACCCTTACCGTACCAGACACGAACAATGATATTATTACAATCAACAAGGGAAATGCCTTCGCCACCAAGAGTCAGAAGGATAAACCAAGTGTCCGCTTTGAGTATACAGGCGATCAACCACTTTCTATAGATTTCAGTGCCGTTCCCATAGTCGCAAATAAAAAACACTTTGAAGGGATGATTCCGGTCGAAGAGGGTAGGCTGGTGAAAGATGAGATCCTGGGCACATCGGATGGCGCCAAAAATCAAAAGTTTCTCCTGGCGCACCCGGGTCTGATTCTCAGGTCTCTGGGGCTGGGTCAGGCGGTTAATAAGGATATTATTCTGCTCACGGAGTTGGGCGGGACGACGGAGGAGTGGACATTGCAGGAGAGTCTGGCCTTCAGCCGTGAGGGGCAGAAGGATTTTATCATAGAGATCGATGAGGAAGACAGGGCCACGGTGATTTTTGGTGACGGTGTCTTTGGCGCAATCCCACCCGGTGGGGCTGTCATTAAAGTTACATATCGTGCAGGTGGTGGTCTCCACGGTAATGTTGCAGCAAATACCATACAGACCATCGTGAACACCCCCCAGTTGGCACTTCTCGGGGCGAAGGTCACAAATCCGGAGCCTGCCACGGGTGGAGCAGACCGTGAAACCATCGAACATGCAGTCATGCATGCCCCCAGCGTGTTCCGTTCGCTCAGGCGTGCCGTAACAGCGGAAGATTATAAGGCCCTTGCCCTGGACTTTAAAGGTGTGGGCAAGGTGCGTGCAGAACCCACCAACTGGAATACCGTAACGCTCTCTATAGCGCCAGAAGGTGGTGGCCAGGTGAGCGATGTGCTTAAGGCCAACCTGCTGGCCTACTTTGAAGACAAGCGACCCCTGTCAACCATTATTGAGATCGAGGATGTGGATTATGTGAAGATATATGTCACAGCGGAAATCGGTGTGCAGAGTTACTACTCCAGAGAGGATGTCAAGGAGAAAATTAAAGGTGCAGCAGGCAGACTGCTTGCCTTTGATAACGTGGATTTTGCCCAGATCATTTACCTGAGCAAATTTTACGAAGCGATTGAGGCAATCGACGGGGTGGAGTACGTGACGATCACCGAGTTCAGACGCAAACCTCCACCCATTAGGCCTGATGATCCTGGGAAGATCCAGTTGGGGAGTAACGAAATCCCCCGAATCCCGGACGATCCTGAGGATGGACCAGAGTATGTTGGCGGTATCAAAGTGATGATCAAGGAAGGAGGTAGCTGA
- a CDS encoding GPW/gp25 family protein, producing the protein MAEIITFRFPFAVNQVGSISATGGDEAIRGKIIQALFTTSGERVNLPEFGCGLFNLVFEPNNTILAAAMEFTVGQALTRWLRDDIVVDGVNVKSSGETITIEVAYTKRQELSKQAVHIHFR; encoded by the coding sequence ATGGCAGAGATTATAACATTTCGTTTTCCATTTGCAGTTAATCAGGTGGGAAGTATTAGCGCCACTGGAGGGGATGAGGCCATACGGGGAAAGATTATCCAGGCGCTCTTTACTACTTCCGGGGAACGGGTTAACCTGCCTGAGTTTGGGTGTGGGCTTTTCAATCTGGTCTTTGAACCCAACAACACTATCCTTGCTGCTGCTATGGAGTTCACGGTTGGACAGGCACTGACCCGTTGGCTGAGGGATGATATCGTGGTAGATGGCGTGAATGTGAAATCGTCAGGAGAAACCATTACCATTGAGGTGGCTTACACAAAAAGACAGGAACTCTCAAAACAGGCAGTCCATATTCATTTCAGGTAA
- a CDS encoding DUF4157 domain-containing protein → MMIGTKEWKRQNGESSDMVKRRDDDAGLNPNPCGGCNTCHQMTRIHAMPTSHGRADDGGEGPDMQKPCASNFFQRNLGNSYMQAVTKGSVPMLQRKCACGGSCASCAEKEEALGKIQTKLTIGQVNDVYEQEADRVADQIIGMADSLMQAENEQPSAGINIQRITSDHNDSLNTDLDIHLNESGGRPLSPSTRQFMEPRFGVDFDHVRLHADQDANQTASQIQAKAFTYGHHIWLGKGESESDRTLMAHELTHVVQQGAAYNRQVQMARLPCTSRKKIDVYAVNLPGSTRSIHDDLTMANDILCQCGIEINVTGGVSWATNILDMNAPNGVLNEDASPTVDTAEVQAMTAYRPGGDVIHAYYVPANTLADRGGSYGYTGMHPSLPHSVSLTNIAAVDTLAHELGHVLLDDPSHHANRDNLMASGGIRNVGVDELEQTQCNRMP, encoded by the coding sequence ATGATGATAGGGACAAAAGAATGGAAAAGACAGAATGGCGAATCTTCAGATATGGTAAAAAGACGAGACGATGATGCAGGATTGAATCCAAATCCGTGCGGTGGTTGTAACACCTGTCATCAGATGACAAGGATTCACGCCATGCCTACCAGTCATGGACGGGCAGATGACGGTGGCGAAGGACCAGATATGCAAAAGCCTTGTGCATCAAATTTCTTCCAGCGGAATCTGGGGAATAGTTACATGCAGGCTGTTACTAAAGGTAGTGTCCCAATGCTCCAGAGAAAATGCGCCTGTGGCGGTTCCTGCGCAAGCTGTGCTGAAAAAGAAGAGGCACTTGGGAAAATACAGACTAAGTTGACCATTGGCCAGGTAAATGATGTCTATGAGCAGGAAGCTGATAGGGTGGCGGATCAAATCATAGGGATGGCAGATTCATTAATGCAGGCAGAAAATGAACAACCGAGTGCTGGAATCAATATTCAAAGGATCACATCAGATCATAACGATTCACTGAATACTGATTTAGATATCCATCTCAACGAAAGCGGTGGACGCCCTTTGTCACCTTCTACCCGCCAGTTTATGGAGCCACGTTTTGGTGTTGATTTCGACCACGTTCGTCTGCACGCGGACCAGGATGCCAATCAAACAGCCTCACAGATTCAAGCAAAGGCATTTACCTATGGCCACCATATCTGGTTGGGAAAAGGGGAGAGTGAGAGCGACAGGACATTGATGGCACATGAATTGACGCATGTGGTACAGCAGGGTGCAGCCTATAATCGCCAGGTTCAGATGGCGCGTCTCCCTTGTACAAGTCGAAAAAAGATCGATGTGTATGCAGTGAATCTTCCCGGTTCGACAAGATCTATACATGACGATCTTACGATGGCAAACGATATTCTGTGCCAATGTGGGATAGAGATAAACGTTACTGGGGGTGTGTCCTGGGCAACGAATATTTTGGATATGAATGCACCCAATGGCGTACTGAATGAAGATGCTTCACCTACAGTAGATACAGCCGAAGTTCAGGCCATGACCGCTTACCGCCCCGGTGGCGACGTTATACACGCCTATTATGTACCGGCCAATACGTTGGCAGATAGAGGGGGATCCTACGGTTATACAGGTATGCATCCTAGCCTCCCTCACTCAGTCTCGCTAACTAACATTGCTGCAGTGGACACCTTGGCCCACGAGTTAGGTCATGTTTTACTTGATGATCCAAGTCATCACGCTAATCGTGATAACCTTATGGCGTCCGGAGGAATTAGAAATGTGGGTGTCGATGAATTGGAACAAACTCAGTGTAACCGAATGCCGTAA
- a CDS encoding phage late control D family protein — MEYENFTIEIEGEEVGDLYPDLISLEVELDDELASMFRMRIAILQQPDGVWTYLDDDRLMIWKKVKITAGFESGIEELISGYITHVKPSFDPDPSRCTLEIWGMDGSVLMDREEKLKDWPNKKDSDIATEIFRLYGFTQEVEDTGVIHDDAVSTIIQRETDMQFLKRLALRNGFECYVEGTTGYFRRPQVDATPQPVLAAHFGDETNLNRFSIEVNALTPANVAMFQVDRTNKEILDATAESSRQATLGDTNAAGLLAAGMDPGRIFIGMNVATGNPEMAALCQGLYHEGEWFVTGEGEIAANQYGHVLKPRGTVTIKGVGETYSGVYYVTHVTHSFTPDGYTQSFRVKRNAVMPTGAEEFSASPGLLGGLL; from the coding sequence ATGGAATACGAAAATTTTACCATAGAGATTGAAGGCGAAGAGGTAGGCGACCTCTACCCGGATCTTATCAGCCTGGAAGTGGAGCTGGATGACGAGTTGGCCAGCATGTTTAGAATGCGGATCGCCATCTTGCAGCAGCCCGACGGGGTATGGACCTATCTGGATGATGACAGATTAATGATATGGAAGAAAGTGAAAATCACCGCCGGTTTTGAGAGTGGCATAGAAGAACTGATTTCAGGTTATATTACTCATGTAAAGCCCTCTTTTGATCCCGACCCTTCACGATGTACCCTGGAAATCTGGGGCATGGATGGGAGTGTGCTCATGGATCGTGAAGAAAAACTGAAGGACTGGCCTAACAAAAAAGATAGCGATATCGCCACAGAGATATTTCGCCTCTACGGCTTTACACAAGAGGTGGAAGATACCGGGGTGATCCACGATGATGCCGTTTCCACCATTATCCAGCGGGAGACAGATATGCAATTTCTGAAACGGTTGGCCTTAAGAAATGGATTTGAATGCTATGTGGAGGGCACGACAGGGTACTTCCGAAGGCCGCAGGTGGATGCAACACCACAGCCGGTGCTGGCAGCCCACTTCGGGGATGAGACCAACCTCAATCGCTTTTCCATTGAGGTCAATGCCCTAACGCCAGCGAATGTGGCCATGTTCCAGGTGGACCGTACCAACAAAGAGATACTGGATGCAACGGCAGAAAGCAGCCGACAGGCAACCCTGGGCGATACCAATGCTGCCGGCCTGCTTGCAGCCGGGATGGATCCCGGCCGGATCTTTATTGGTATGAACGTAGCAACAGGGAATCCCGAGATGGCGGCTCTCTGTCAGGGACTGTATCACGAAGGTGAATGGTTTGTGACGGGAGAGGGAGAGATTGCCGCCAATCAGTATGGACACGTACTCAAACCCAGGGGAACGGTGACCATTAAAGGTGTGGGTGAGACTTACAGTGGCGTGTATTACGTTACCCATGTAACCCATTCATTTACTCCTGACGGGTATACCCAATCCTTCAGGGTTAAACGGAATGCGGTTATGCCCACAGGTGCAGAGGAATTTTCCGCTTCCCCGGGACTTCTGGGCGGACTGCTTTAG
- a CDS encoding phage tail protein, giving the protein MRLKNITAISHPYGNRIDLTWINSDPVQFPGVRVMRREGTHPASPEDGIVVAEGEGLTSAADQNLKGETVYYYTLFPYKGDPPEYQIDLHNRASAMATAPYNMVGQMYDLLPAIYHRYDTVLPKIITDGMLEEDKQKGQLRRFLGLPGCQLDQFYSFARAMLDLHNRDNVDGRLLPLLAQWIGWKTDYNLEIDAQRNEIRNAPAVYKTVGIIPTVEAAVKRISGWESQTKEFVHNVFLSNRPERLNIWARQRSNTGEWSEPPELLSLDFAYEGRPSVVSDGDGTLWLFYHTLRNGRWNIWYKTYSEDREPRWAPSQSFTNRAGIDKYPTTAIQGGTLWVFWSTYDETQQIWHVNHRTRTGGVWSAIETEEPFADTGNERKNPWAVVDNTSGLWLFWLERVDSRWQLKYNRHNGTTWGTVSNFPLDVAGADPRVESEPFVLFYPAGPNQSIRVFWARREPAAEPGQTRWTLVHRTKGNIDPDETGWNNIESLSAMPPTYHDREPAAFVSDAGNIELFWSSNRDGSWSIWNNTLDITTQTWGTAERVTDDPYSQRDPLPLLLNNGMLLIYRSNESLSYTSNVYRATETVDFRYAGCTTADTLNAAKIALRDQFGDFQTYTYDMGKNGGRTNEDWYARDTIGLYLKPDTMDAEKITMGRSRIAQVLREFMPITDRVVLFTQ; this is encoded by the coding sequence ATGCGTCTAAAAAATATTACTGCGATTTCTCATCCTTATGGAAACAGGATAGACCTGACATGGATCAATTCTGATCCCGTTCAATTTCCCGGTGTGCGCGTTATGCGACGAGAGGGTACCCATCCTGCTTCACCGGAAGATGGTATTGTGGTGGCAGAAGGTGAGGGGCTTACTTCCGCAGCGGATCAAAATCTCAAGGGTGAAACGGTGTATTATTATACCCTGTTTCCCTATAAAGGTGATCCTCCTGAATACCAAATTGACCTTCACAACCGTGCATCCGCAATGGCAACCGCTCCATACAACATGGTCGGACAGATGTACGACCTCTTGCCGGCAATCTATCACCGTTACGACACTGTTTTGCCAAAGATCATTACAGATGGGATGCTGGAAGAGGATAAGCAAAAAGGACAATTACGACGCTTTTTAGGTTTGCCAGGCTGCCAGCTTGATCAATTCTATAGTTTTGCCAGGGCTATGCTGGACTTACATAACCGTGATAACGTGGATGGGCGTTTGTTGCCGTTGCTGGCGCAATGGATTGGTTGGAAGACAGATTACAACCTGGAAATTGACGCGCAGCGTAACGAAATCAGAAACGCACCTGCAGTTTATAAGACGGTTGGGATCATTCCCACGGTAGAGGCTGCCGTGAAGCGCATCAGCGGCTGGGAGAGTCAAACCAAGGAATTTGTTCACAATGTTTTTCTGTCCAATCGCCCCGAACGATTGAATATTTGGGCACGTCAACGCAGTAATACCGGTGAATGGTCGGAACCCCCGGAGCTATTGTCATTGGATTTTGCCTACGAGGGCAGACCATCAGTGGTCAGTGATGGGGACGGGACACTTTGGCTTTTCTACCACACCCTCAGGAATGGCCGATGGAATATCTGGTATAAGACCTATAGTGAGGACCGGGAACCAAGATGGGCACCCAGTCAATCCTTTACGAACCGTGCAGGAATCGACAAATATCCTACAACAGCTATTCAGGGAGGAACGTTATGGGTTTTCTGGAGTACCTATGATGAGACACAGCAAATCTGGCATGTCAATCATCGAACCAGAACTGGCGGAGTTTGGTCTGCGATTGAAACTGAGGAACCTTTTGCAGACACTGGGAACGAACGCAAGAATCCCTGGGCTGTGGTCGATAATACAAGTGGTTTATGGTTATTCTGGCTGGAAAGAGTTGATTCCCGATGGCAGTTGAAATACAACAGACACAATGGCACTACCTGGGGCACAGTTAGCAATTTCCCTTTGGATGTTGCCGGAGCGGACCCCAGGGTGGAAAGTGAACCATTTGTTCTATTCTATCCGGCAGGACCAAATCAAAGTATCCGGGTCTTTTGGGCCCGACGTGAGCCTGCTGCAGAACCCGGGCAAACCCGATGGACGCTCGTACATCGGACGAAAGGAAATATTGATCCGGATGAAACCGGTTGGAACAATATTGAGTCACTCTCCGCTATGCCACCCACATATCACGACCGAGAACCTGCTGCATTTGTTAGTGATGCCGGGAATATCGAACTCTTCTGGAGTTCCAATCGTGATGGAAGCTGGTCAATCTGGAACAACACTCTGGATATAACCACCCAAACCTGGGGAACCGCAGAACGAGTCACAGACGACCCTTATTCCCAGCGTGACCCTCTTCCTTTATTGCTTAATAATGGTATGTTGCTCATCTATCGCTCCAACGAAAGCCTTTCTTATACCAGTAATGTCTATCGAGCCACTGAAACGGTGGATTTTCGTTATGCTGGTTGCACAACGGCTGACACCCTCAATGCCGCAAAGATTGCTCTACGGGACCAGTTCGGGGACTTTCAGACCTATACTTATGATATGGGTAAAAATGGGGGACGGACGAACGAAGACTGGTATGCCCGGGATACCATAGGTCTCTATCTGAAGCCGGATACCATGGATGCAGAGAAGATCACCATGGGAAGATCCCGCATAGCGCAGGTTTTAAGGGAGTTTATGCCGATAACAGATAGGGTAGTATTATTTACGCAGTGA
- a CDS encoding DUF6519 domain-containing protein, with product MGDFSRNTFKLTNIMHQLITGEPVSNPTHYVGIRLQQGVPVLDADWNELEDIRRMELLTMIRYFIGNGVPAGNQGFQILSTSGQNNFSVAAGIVIVDGLLVINQNITTYQTQLNVAGLPALTTPVADRTDIVYLDTWEKEVKGSGGGGDPRLIDNRIGIETAVRVKREWVVRVKENANDLSSIVREKGHSYLPLARLNRRAAVAVITPDMVIDMRKTGITLAEHIKVPLFVQIGLEMLDVARFVVMLTGLRTSLFARLRQGQLPHQTASVQDENILLVALQEVMNRAHIGEVQTASRNMDNQDALQFIRSLYDAQKDFLGVLESIGNVANAAQAFITQYRKYLDGSTADFIKGLKLALDNQDLLAAVIAQEELNSFLSAPVTNLPEGTVNVFYNSVIPFEALAAGSTYAFTFEVESQVTSPLGSEEFGIQVAISAASWTSTVSQNSVTLTNLGGKTSVAVSVTPNAAETQAILTVTAIAVRNPLIRSPQPGIPLQIGVEPPVGTFFFYADTRLNAQGQLEIRQNHLTRTTGRDILFKIKNDNSSEIRTYRINHYISPNVADTTGWSPLQASPTTQDVQVNPNTTTDYFAKVHGPKSPAPPPPIGTTGEIIATATLIEINGSPVVGGATVENRINFIVIA from the coding sequence ATGGGCGACTTTTCAAGAAATACCTTTAAACTAACCAATATAATGCATCAATTGATTACAGGAGAACCAGTTTCGAATCCCACACATTACGTAGGCATCAGACTTCAGCAAGGAGTGCCTGTGTTAGATGCCGACTGGAACGAATTGGAAGACATTCGACGGATGGAACTTCTGACCATGATCCGTTACTTTATTGGCAATGGCGTCCCCGCTGGAAATCAGGGATTTCAAATTTTATCAACGAGTGGACAAAATAACTTTTCTGTAGCTGCGGGAATTGTCATAGTCGATGGCCTTTTGGTAATCAATCAGAACATCACAACATACCAAACTCAACTTAACGTGGCAGGACTTCCCGCCCTGACAACCCCGGTTGCCGACCGCACCGATATTGTTTATTTAGATACCTGGGAAAAGGAGGTCAAGGGAAGTGGTGGAGGAGGTGATCCCCGCCTTATTGATAATCGCATTGGTATTGAAACGGCGGTGAGGGTTAAACGTGAATGGGTTGTGCGTGTTAAAGAAAACGCCAACGACCTTTCTTCGATCGTCAGGGAGAAAGGACACAGCTACTTGCCTTTGGCCCGACTTAATCGCCGGGCAGCAGTGGCAGTTATTACTCCGGATATGGTCATTGATATGCGAAAAACCGGCATCACGCTCGCGGAGCACATCAAAGTTCCGCTTTTTGTCCAAATTGGTCTAGAGATGCTGGATGTCGCCCGTTTTGTTGTGATGCTGACAGGACTGAGAACCTCACTCTTCGCAAGACTCCGGCAGGGGCAATTGCCGCATCAGACCGCTTCGGTTCAGGATGAAAATATTTTACTCGTCGCCTTGCAGGAAGTTATGAACCGCGCCCACATCGGTGAAGTGCAAACTGCCTCCCGCAATATGGACAATCAGGATGCCTTACAATTTATACGCAGTCTTTATGATGCACAAAAAGACTTTCTTGGTGTTCTGGAATCCATAGGTAACGTTGCGAACGCTGCCCAGGCCTTTATCACCCAGTACCGCAAATATTTGGATGGAAGCACAGCGGATTTTATCAAGGGTCTAAAACTAGCCCTGGATAATCAGGATTTGCTGGCAGCAGTTATCGCTCAGGAAGAGCTCAACAGTTTTCTTTCAGCGCCGGTTACCAATCTGCCGGAAGGAACTGTAAACGTATTTTATAATTCGGTTATTCCTTTTGAAGCGCTTGCAGCGGGCTCGACTTATGCCTTCACTTTCGAGGTGGAGAGCCAGGTGACTTCTCCTTTAGGGAGTGAAGAATTTGGTATCCAGGTAGCCATCTCTGCGGCTTCGTGGACTTCCACAGTAAGTCAAAATAGCGTGACTTTAACCAATCTGGGTGGCAAGACAAGTGTTGCTGTTTCTGTGACTCCAAACGCAGCCGAAACACAGGCGATCCTCACAGTAACAGCCATTGCGGTTCGTAATCCTCTCATCCGCTCGCCGCAACCGGGAATCCCGCTCCAAATCGGGGTAGAGCCGCCTGTGGGAACCTTCTTTTTCTATGCGGATACACGTCTTAACGCTCAGGGTCAGCTTGAGATTCGACAGAACCATTTGACCCGAACGACAGGACGTGACATCCTGTTCAAGATCAAAAATGATAATTCCAGTGAAATTCGTACCTACCGTATTAATCATTACATCAGCCCGAATGTCGCAGATACAACCGGTTGGAGTCCGCTTCAGGCATCTCCCACTACCCAGGATGTACAGGTGAATCCGAATACGACTACTGATTATTTTGCCAAAGTCCATGGTCCTAAATCTCCGGCACCACCCCCTCCAATAGGAACAACCGGAGAGATTATCGCAACTGCTACGCTTATTGAAATCAATGGCAGTCCGGTCGTGGGAGGCGCTACCGTGGAGAATCGAATTAATTTTATAGTCATTGCGTAA